A portion of the Gadus macrocephalus chromosome 10, ASM3116895v1 genome contains these proteins:
- the gsr gene encoding glutathione reductase, mitochondrial isoform X2 gives MASDSVTQFDLIVIGGGSGGLAGARRAAELGASTAVIESHKLGGTCVNVGCVPKKVMWNAAVHAEYLHDHSDYGFEVGHSNFNWGTLKTKRDAYISRLNDIYRNNLDKAEIETIEGHASFTDDAEPTVEVNGKKYTASHILIATGGRPTEMSDDQIPGASLGITSDGFFQLETLPRRSVVVGAGYIAVEMAGILSALGSKTSLIIRQTEVLRTFDSLISANCTKEIENSGIDLWKNTQVKSVRRSAGGLEVTLTTKDPEKKGGEEEISTIEEVDCLLWAIGREPNTTGIHTSQMGIETDKRGHIVVDEFQNTSRPGIYALGDVCGKALLTPVAIAAGRKLAHRLFDGKADSKVDYSTIPTVVFAHPPIGTVGLTEEEAVTSRGKDNVKTYTTSFTPMYHAMTSRKSQCVMKLVCVGPEEKVVGLHMQGLGCDEMLQGFAVAVKMGATKADFDRTIAIHPTSSEEFVTMR, from the exons ATGGCTTCGGATTCGGTGACCCAGTTCGACTTGATCGTGATCGGCGGTGGTTCTGGGGGTCTGGCAGGCGCACGGAGAGCCGCCGAACTAGGAGCGTCCACCGCGGTGATAGAGAGCCACAAACTCGGAGGTACCTGC GTCAATGTTGGCTGTGTCCCAAAAAAG GTTATGTGGAACGCCGCTGTCCACGCAGAGTACCTCCACGATCACTCCGATTACGGGTTTGAAGTCGGACATTCAAATTTCAACTGGGG AACCCTCAAGACCAAAAGGGATGCTTATATCAGTCGGCTGAACGACATTTACCGCAATAACCTTGATAAG GCTGAAATAGAGACGATTGAAGGCCATGCCAGCTTCACAGATGATGCTGAGCCTACCGTCGAGGTGAACGGAAAAAAGTACACGGCGTCACACATCCTTATCGCCACCGGAGGGCGCCCTACCGAAATGAGCGACGATCAAATTCCAG GTGCAAGTCTGGGCATCACAAGCGATGGCTTTTTTCAGTTAGAGACGCTGCCAAG ACGCAGTGTGGTTGTTGGCGCAGGATACATTGCTGTCGAGATGGCAGGGATTTTATCCGCCCTGGGGTCTAAAACCTCCCTCATAATTAGACAGACTGAG GTGTTAAGGACCTTTGACAGCTTGATAAGTGCAAATTGCACGAAAGAAATAGAAAACTCTGGAATAGACTTGTGGAAGAACACGCAGGTCAAGTCGGTGAGGAGATCGGCCGGCGGCCTTGAAGTCACGCTCACCACCAAGGACCCTGAGAAGaagggcggggaggaggagatcagCACCATCGAAGAGGTCGACTGCCTCTTATGGGCCATCGGAAGGGAACCCAACACGACTGGCATCCACACTAGCCAGATG GGAATTGAGACAGACAAGAGGGGCCATATTGTGGTGGATGAGTTCCAGAACACCAGCCGCCCTGGGATCTACGCCCTGGGAGACGTCTGTGGCAAGGCCCTGCTGACACCCG TGGCCATCGCTGCCGGCAGGAAGCTGGCTCACAGACTGTTTGACGGCAAAGCTGACTCCAAGGTTGATTACTCTACCATTCCCACCGTCGTGTTCGCCCATCCGCCGATAGGAACCGTGGGCCTGACAGAGG AGGAGGCGGTCACAAGCCGAGGGAAGGACAACGTGAAGACTTACACAACGTCCTTCACGCCGATGTACCACGCCATGACCAGCAGGAAGTCCCAGTGCGTCATgaagctggtgtgtgtgggccCCGAGGAAAAG GTGGTGGGGCTGCACATGCAGGGCCTGGGCTGCGACGAGATGCTGCAGGGCTTCGCTGTGGCCGTGAAGATGGGCGCCACCAAGGCCGACTTCGACAGGACAATCGCCATCCACCCCACCTCCTCGGAGGAGTTCGTCACCATGCGTTAA
- the gsr gene encoding glutathione reductase, mitochondrial isoform X1, with amino-acid sequence MMFIRLNRRLSGIVSLSLALQRHTVNSRRMASDSVTQFDLIVIGGGSGGLAGARRAAELGASTAVIESHKLGGTCVNVGCVPKKVMWNAAVHAEYLHDHSDYGFEVGHSNFNWGTLKTKRDAYISRLNDIYRNNLDKAEIETIEGHASFTDDAEPTVEVNGKKYTASHILIATGGRPTEMSDDQIPGASLGITSDGFFQLETLPRRSVVVGAGYIAVEMAGILSALGSKTSLIIRQTEVLRTFDSLISANCTKEIENSGIDLWKNTQVKSVRRSAGGLEVTLTTKDPEKKGGEEEISTIEEVDCLLWAIGREPNTTGIHTSQMGIETDKRGHIVVDEFQNTSRPGIYALGDVCGKALLTPVAIAAGRKLAHRLFDGKADSKVDYSTIPTVVFAHPPIGTVGLTEEEAVTSRGKDNVKTYTTSFTPMYHAMTSRKSQCVMKLVCVGPEEKVVGLHMQGLGCDEMLQGFAVAVKMGATKADFDRTIAIHPTSSEEFVTMR; translated from the exons ATGATGTTTATTAGACTAAACAGACGACTCTCTGGCATAGTTTCACTATCTCTGGCGTTACAAAG ACATACAGTTAACTCGCGAAGAATGGCTTCGGATTCGGTGACCCAGTTCGACTTGATCGTGATCGGCGGTGGTTCTGGGGGTCTGGCAGGCGCACGGAGAGCCGCCGAACTAGGAGCGTCCACCGCGGTGATAGAGAGCCACAAACTCGGAGGTACCTGC GTCAATGTTGGCTGTGTCCCAAAAAAG GTTATGTGGAACGCCGCTGTCCACGCAGAGTACCTCCACGATCACTCCGATTACGGGTTTGAAGTCGGACATTCAAATTTCAACTGGGG AACCCTCAAGACCAAAAGGGATGCTTATATCAGTCGGCTGAACGACATTTACCGCAATAACCTTGATAAG GCTGAAATAGAGACGATTGAAGGCCATGCCAGCTTCACAGATGATGCTGAGCCTACCGTCGAGGTGAACGGAAAAAAGTACACGGCGTCACACATCCTTATCGCCACCGGAGGGCGCCCTACCGAAATGAGCGACGATCAAATTCCAG GTGCAAGTCTGGGCATCACAAGCGATGGCTTTTTTCAGTTAGAGACGCTGCCAAG ACGCAGTGTGGTTGTTGGCGCAGGATACATTGCTGTCGAGATGGCAGGGATTTTATCCGCCCTGGGGTCTAAAACCTCCCTCATAATTAGACAGACTGAG GTGTTAAGGACCTTTGACAGCTTGATAAGTGCAAATTGCACGAAAGAAATAGAAAACTCTGGAATAGACTTGTGGAAGAACACGCAGGTCAAGTCGGTGAGGAGATCGGCCGGCGGCCTTGAAGTCACGCTCACCACCAAGGACCCTGAGAAGaagggcggggaggaggagatcagCACCATCGAAGAGGTCGACTGCCTCTTATGGGCCATCGGAAGGGAACCCAACACGACTGGCATCCACACTAGCCAGATG GGAATTGAGACAGACAAGAGGGGCCATATTGTGGTGGATGAGTTCCAGAACACCAGCCGCCCTGGGATCTACGCCCTGGGAGACGTCTGTGGCAAGGCCCTGCTGACACCCG TGGCCATCGCTGCCGGCAGGAAGCTGGCTCACAGACTGTTTGACGGCAAAGCTGACTCCAAGGTTGATTACTCTACCATTCCCACCGTCGTGTTCGCCCATCCGCCGATAGGAACCGTGGGCCTGACAGAGG AGGAGGCGGTCACAAGCCGAGGGAAGGACAACGTGAAGACTTACACAACGTCCTTCACGCCGATGTACCACGCCATGACCAGCAGGAAGTCCCAGTGCGTCATgaagctggtgtgtgtgggccCCGAGGAAAAG GTGGTGGGGCTGCACATGCAGGGCCTGGGCTGCGACGAGATGCTGCAGGGCTTCGCTGTGGCCGTGAAGATGGGCGCCACCAAGGCCGACTTCGACAGGACAATCGCCATCCACCCCACCTCCTCGGAGGAGTTCGTCACCATGCGTTAA
- the gsr gene encoding glutathione reductase, mitochondrial isoform X3: MWNAAVHAEYLHDHSDYGFEVGHSNFNWGTLKTKRDAYISRLNDIYRNNLDKAEIETIEGHASFTDDAEPTVEVNGKKYTASHILIATGGRPTEMSDDQIPGASLGITSDGFFQLETLPRRSVVVGAGYIAVEMAGILSALGSKTSLIIRQTEVLRTFDSLISANCTKEIENSGIDLWKNTQVKSVRRSAGGLEVTLTTKDPEKKGGEEEISTIEEVDCLLWAIGREPNTTGIHTSQMGIETDKRGHIVVDEFQNTSRPGIYALGDVCGKALLTPVAIAAGRKLAHRLFDGKADSKVDYSTIPTVVFAHPPIGTVGLTEEEAVTSRGKDNVKTYTTSFTPMYHAMTSRKSQCVMKLVCVGPEEKVVGLHMQGLGCDEMLQGFAVAVKMGATKADFDRTIAIHPTSSEEFVTMR; encoded by the exons ATGTGGAACGCCGCTGTCCACGCAGAGTACCTCCACGATCACTCCGATTACGGGTTTGAAGTCGGACATTCAAATTTCAACTGGGG AACCCTCAAGACCAAAAGGGATGCTTATATCAGTCGGCTGAACGACATTTACCGCAATAACCTTGATAAG GCTGAAATAGAGACGATTGAAGGCCATGCCAGCTTCACAGATGATGCTGAGCCTACCGTCGAGGTGAACGGAAAAAAGTACACGGCGTCACACATCCTTATCGCCACCGGAGGGCGCCCTACCGAAATGAGCGACGATCAAATTCCAG GTGCAAGTCTGGGCATCACAAGCGATGGCTTTTTTCAGTTAGAGACGCTGCCAAG ACGCAGTGTGGTTGTTGGCGCAGGATACATTGCTGTCGAGATGGCAGGGATTTTATCCGCCCTGGGGTCTAAAACCTCCCTCATAATTAGACAGACTGAG GTGTTAAGGACCTTTGACAGCTTGATAAGTGCAAATTGCACGAAAGAAATAGAAAACTCTGGAATAGACTTGTGGAAGAACACGCAGGTCAAGTCGGTGAGGAGATCGGCCGGCGGCCTTGAAGTCACGCTCACCACCAAGGACCCTGAGAAGaagggcggggaggaggagatcagCACCATCGAAGAGGTCGACTGCCTCTTATGGGCCATCGGAAGGGAACCCAACACGACTGGCATCCACACTAGCCAGATG GGAATTGAGACAGACAAGAGGGGCCATATTGTGGTGGATGAGTTCCAGAACACCAGCCGCCCTGGGATCTACGCCCTGGGAGACGTCTGTGGCAAGGCCCTGCTGACACCCG TGGCCATCGCTGCCGGCAGGAAGCTGGCTCACAGACTGTTTGACGGCAAAGCTGACTCCAAGGTTGATTACTCTACCATTCCCACCGTCGTGTTCGCCCATCCGCCGATAGGAACCGTGGGCCTGACAGAGG AGGAGGCGGTCACAAGCCGAGGGAAGGACAACGTGAAGACTTACACAACGTCCTTCACGCCGATGTACCACGCCATGACCAGCAGGAAGTCCCAGTGCGTCATgaagctggtgtgtgtgggccCCGAGGAAAAG GTGGTGGGGCTGCACATGCAGGGCCTGGGCTGCGACGAGATGCTGCAGGGCTTCGCTGTGGCCGTGAAGATGGGCGCCACCAAGGCCGACTTCGACAGGACAATCGCCATCCACCCCACCTCCTCGGAGGAGTTCGTCACCATGCGTTAA
- the LOC132466099 gene encoding uncharacterized protein LOC132466099, which translates to MNPLLWSNLQTEHKQLIMNHVKYPKGPESLLHRQDSLGLNGLLTSPKVLYCEKCGFASTQTEDFENHMREHGTPFYCFYCNHVSYSKKELEIHLLQHKFPFRCQFCGQGYMRRAHLLKHVERLHSKDAGPELNHAQTTLPETLSLSTAFAPGVHRTSVPTVKVRIPVPVARNDHGNKGRQHRRRVDLNVIHAPKLSSELMSPGKNFVQHNMALTVPLPEEVSIPAGCMVELIEVKTVNGTKELKLRLVSQQENKSVLDDTVLPHSASVNPLSSAVNHQHLQKLGNVEKSSVNRRIYTAKDVHVERPATYRTIAAQTALNTFQRGMSGTKRTLKESLIRNVDIPYALPTKVPRITVYPTRQDVDAPITQTVTLKPRTEYPTPVITGWVAKEIRSAAIQASKGTLSSCKPTHRENNTVVECTAFPPELQVAVKEEPNDLGNKTTATPEIKEEPLKRNDQTRRNTTSPSISSSVSTTALASTTTQIFSECKRENVAVDSTILMTMLKRPGSLLLDPESTKQTKMEDNLSPHKSSIWSASGAGCNRRFEAFPVISSVFSLSQQQDEVQSSIRPLVKELRGIVMRKESPSVQVSTDRTEIRGAITEPKEEVESTIHCVPEDKKDNAGTGKGLLTEGSCDVTSPPSKHCSQQTQTQAKTYYVKEETSSTKGKDGNQNNQIPTTQREPLTAQQQACINNTPNISPVAGDGQGHLPQSAFRREDSSSKFLTVSLERMQMDFWTKKIPKLSKTRIPSPVRGLCHKAFLYPAPLRLGQPVIRPGPNQPVVVLNHPKPIVPKRTEVDHLSEPPVSSEVLPKCQILKMRLSKVMGEKYEVIGCTVGFFP; encoded by the coding sequence ATGAACCCTCTGTTATGGAGCAACCTGCAGACTGAACATAAACAGCTTATCATGAATCACGTCAAGTATCCGAAAGGGCCGGAATCTCTTTTGCATCGGCAGGACTCATTGGGTTTGAATGGTCTCTTGACTTCACCTAAAGTTTTGTATTGTGAGAAATGCGGATTTGCCTCTACACAGACTGAAGATTTTGAGAATCACATGCGGGAGCATGGTACTCCCTTTTACTGCTTTTACTGCAATCACGTCTCCTACAGTAAGAAGGAGCTGGAGATTCATTTGCTACAGCACAAGTTCCCGTTCAGATGCCAGTTCTGTGGACAAGGGTATATGAGGAGGGCGCACCTATTGAAACACGTTGAGCGCTTGCACAGTAAAGATGCTGGCCCAGAGTTAAACCATGCTCAGACGACCTTACCAGAGACACTTTCTCTCTCGACTGCGTTTGCGCCTGGCGTTCATAGAACTAGCGTGCCCACTGTAAAGGTTAGAATACCAGTCCCTGTTGCGAGAAATGACCACGGCAACAAAGGCAGACAGCACCGCAGAAGGGTAGACTTGAACGTTATCCACGCCCCCAAACTGAGCTCAGAGCTAATGTCACCAGGGAAAAACTTTGTTCAGCATAATATGGCTCTAACGGTCCCACTTCCAGAAGAAGTCTCCATCCCTGCCGGCTGCATGGTGGAGCTGATTGAGGTGAAGACCGTCAACGGTACAAAGGAATTGAAGCTGAGACTTGTGTCTCAACAAGAAAATAAATCTGTGCTGGACGACACAGTGTTACCACATTCCGCATCAGTGAACCCCTTGTCATCCGCTGTGAACCATCAACACCTCCAAAAGTTGGGTAATGTGGAGAAAAGCAGCGTTAACCGTAGAATATACACGGCAAAGGACGTTCATGTAGAACGACCGGCCACCTATCGGACTATTGCAGCCCAAACCGCCCTGAACACATTCCAGAGAGGCATGTCTGGTACAAAAAGAACACTGAAAGAGTCGCTGATCCGCAATGTGGATATCCCCTACGCTTTACCAACCAAGGTGCCCAGAATCACTGTTTATCCAACAAGGCAGGACGTGGATGCACCCATAACGCAGACGGTCACACTGAAACCTCGCACAGAATACCCTACACCGGTCATCACTGGCTGGGTGGCCAAGGAGATCCGCAGCGCTGCCATTCAGGCAAGCAAGGGAACACTGTCGTCCTGTAAACCGACACACCGGGAAAACAACACAGTCGTGGAATGTACCGCATTCCCCCCTGAGTTACAGGTGGCTGTGAAAGAGGAGCCCAACGATCTCGGTAACAAGACAACAGCTACTCCCGAGATAAAGGAAGAACCACTGAAGCGGAATGACCAAACAAGACGAAACACAACGTCTCCTTCCATTTCCTCGAGCGTTTCCACCACTGCCCTAGCCAGCACAACCACGCAAATCTTCTCGGAGTGCAAAAGGGAAAATGTGGCCGTGGATTCGACTATACTGATGACCATGCTGAAGAGACCTGGAAGCCTTCTGCTTGATCCTGAGTCCACCAAACAAACCAAGATGGAGGATAATTTATCTCCCCATAAGTCCTCCATTTGGTCAGCGTCGGGGGCAGGTTGTAATAGGCGTTTTGAGGCCTTTCCTGTTATCTCATCCGTTTTTTCTTTAAGTCAACAGCAGGACGAGGTACAGAGTTCAATACGACCCTTGGTCAAGGAATTGCGTGGAATAGTTATGAGGAAGGAGAGCCCGTCAGTGCAGGTGTCTACAGATCGCACTGAAATAAGAGGGGCAATTACTGAACCCAAAGAGGAGGTGGAGTCAACTATTCACTGTGTGCCAGAGGACAAAAAGGATAATGCTGGTACCGGAAAAGGATTACTAACCGAAGGctcctgtgatgtcacaagtcCACCTTCGAAACATTGTTCTCAACAGACTCAAACACAAGCTAAGACATATTATGTCAAGGAAGAAACCTCCAGCACTAAAGGGAAAGACGGTAACCAAAATAATCAAATTCCCACCACCCAACGTGAGCCCTTGACGGCTCAACAGCAAGCCTGCATCAACAACACGCCTAATATTTCTCCTGTTGCTGGAGACGGTCAAGGTCACTTGCCACAATCTGCCTTCAGGAGGGAGGACAGCTCCTCAAAATTCCTCACCGTCTCTTTAGAAAGGATGCAGATGGACTTCTGGACAAAAAAGATCCCTAAGCTTTCAAAAACGAGGATTCCCTCTCCCGTGCGGGGGCTGTGCCACAAAGCTTTTCTTTACCCAGCCCCGTTGAGACTGGGCCAGCCGGTGATACGTCCGGGACCGAACCAACCGGTCGTAGTGCTGAACCACCCCAAACCCATAGTCCCCAAAAGGACTGAGGTGGACCACCTTTCAGAACCACCCGTCTCCAGCGAGGTGCTTCCCAAGTGCCAGATCCTGAAGATGCGGTTGAGCAAAGTGATGGGAGAGAAGTACGAGGTCATTGGGTGCACTGTAGGGTTTTTTCCCTGA